The following proteins come from a genomic window of Streptomyces sp. ALI-76-A:
- a CDS encoding tartrate dehydrogenase, with protein sequence MPQSYRIAAIPGDGIGREVVPEGLRCLRAAAEVHGFQLDVTEFDFASADYWLRHGMMLPDNWRDVLGAFDAIFFGAVGWPEVVPDHVSLWGSLLQMRRGFDQYVNLRPVRLLRGVRSPLRDHQPGDIDFYVVRENTEGEYSSIGGRIFEGTDRETVVQETVMTRTGVDRVLRYAFELAASRPSKHLTWATKSNGISISMPYWDERATEMAARYPEVTADKDHIDILTAKFVLQPERYDVVVASNLFGDILSDLGPACTGTIGIAPSANINPDRSFPSLFEPVHGSAPDIAGLGVANPVGQIWSGAMMLTHLGEHEAAAHVVAAIESVLDEQPGVLTPDLGGTGTTVGLGKAVTARIAATSPAGHDGGVAAGDAAGRTVEEGVAAS encoded by the coding sequence GTGCCGCAGAGTTATCGCATCGCAGCGATTCCGGGTGACGGGATCGGCCGCGAGGTCGTCCCGGAGGGGCTGAGGTGCCTGCGTGCCGCCGCCGAGGTGCACGGGTTCCAACTCGACGTCACCGAGTTCGACTTCGCCAGCGCCGACTACTGGCTGCGCCACGGCATGATGCTGCCCGACAACTGGAGGGACGTACTCGGCGCGTTCGACGCGATCTTCTTCGGTGCGGTCGGATGGCCGGAGGTGGTCCCGGACCATGTCTCGCTGTGGGGGAGTCTGCTGCAGATGCGGCGGGGCTTCGACCAGTACGTCAATCTGCGCCCCGTGCGACTGCTGCGCGGTGTGCGCAGTCCGCTGCGTGACCACCAGCCGGGCGACATCGACTTCTATGTCGTGCGGGAGAACACCGAGGGCGAGTACTCCAGCATCGGCGGCCGGATCTTCGAAGGCACCGATCGCGAGACAGTGGTCCAGGAGACGGTCATGACACGGACCGGCGTCGACCGTGTCCTGCGCTATGCCTTCGAACTCGCCGCGTCCCGCCCGAGCAAGCATCTGACCTGGGCGACGAAGAGCAACGGGATCTCGATCTCCATGCCCTACTGGGACGAGCGCGCAACCGAGATGGCCGCCCGGTACCCCGAAGTGACCGCCGACAAGGACCACATCGACATCCTGACCGCGAAGTTCGTACTTCAGCCCGAACGGTATGACGTGGTCGTCGCCAGCAACCTGTTCGGTGACATCCTCTCCGACCTCGGCCCGGCCTGCACCGGAACGATAGGCATCGCCCCCAGCGCCAACATCAACCCCGACCGCTCCTTCCCCAGCCTCTTCGAGCCGGTGCACGGGTCGGCACCGGACATCGCCGGTCTCGGTGTGGCCAACCCTGTCGGCCAGATCTGGAGCGGCGCCATGATGCTCACCCACCTCGGCGAGCACGAGGCGGCCGCGCATGTCGTGGCTGCGATCGAGAGCGTTCTGGACGAGCAGCCCGGTGTGCTCACCCCCGACCTCGGGGGCACGGGAACGACGGTGGGGCTGGGCAAGGCCGTCACGGCCCGGATCGCCGCGACGTCTCCCGCCGGCCACGACGGGGGAGTGGCGGCCGGCGACGCGGCCGGCCGCACGGTCGAAGAGGGGGTCGCGGCGTCATGA
- a CDS encoding MMPL family transporter, with the protein MATLLYRLGALGARRWRTMLIGWLLALVAVVGLGVFFAGSFADSSSIPGSPAQTALTKMERHFPEPDVQSAQIVFQAPPGRKVTEPDLRKSLETTLEATGRVSGVGEVSAPSERDAVSEDGRTAVAEVTFTTKEADDVPTGTLDAVKAAGNAAERAGLRTIYGGEPYETSHPPVGPSELIGLGVALVILVITFGSLLAAGLPLITAVLGIIGTVAAMMGLATVFDVSDNAPTLAIMLGLAVGIDYALFILSRHRAQLGTGMPVRESIARATATAGSAVVFAGATVLIALAGLSVAGVPMLTSMGLASAGSVTVAVITALTLLPALMGMASHRLTPKAPRSAARRRRFLPIGRKRSMWSASHSGRAATMGVRWTQGVLRHPVRNLILGTVVLIALAVPGMELKLALTDEGSSATSNSSRQAYDVISDAFGPGANGPLVVLVENDDPAAVTFTATAVEDELRGVRGIADVSDVDMAKDRTAARIRIIPDTGPRSEETSNLVSRLRTQMQPLAQSSGSHVAVTGMTAVSIDVSDKLSGALVPFVIVVVGLSLLLLMIAFRSIAIPVKATIGFLLSVGAAFGATVAVFQWGWLAGPLGVPSEGPVASFVPIIVMSVLFGLAMDYEVFLVSAMREDYNRHRDARTAILNGARNAARVVTSAALIMISVFVSFLFSHDADIMPIAFALAFGVMVDAFLVRMTLVPATLALLGDRAWRLPRRLDRVLPHLDVEGENFHTPEPAAPHDPVKESTPATL; encoded by the coding sequence ATGGCTACGCTCTTGTACCGGCTGGGGGCATTGGGTGCCCGGCGGTGGCGAACGATGTTGATCGGGTGGCTCCTGGCCCTCGTTGCGGTGGTCGGTCTGGGGGTTTTCTTCGCCGGCTCCTTCGCCGACAGCAGCTCCATCCCTGGATCGCCGGCCCAGACGGCCCTGACGAAGATGGAACGGCACTTCCCCGAGCCGGACGTCCAGTCGGCGCAGATCGTGTTCCAGGCTCCGCCCGGCCGCAAGGTGACCGAACCGGATCTGCGTAAGTCCCTGGAGACCACGCTGGAGGCCACGGGCCGGGTCTCCGGTGTCGGCGAGGTCAGTGCCCCGTCCGAGCGTGACGCCGTCTCCGAGGACGGGCGCACCGCGGTGGCGGAGGTCACCTTCACCACGAAGGAGGCCGACGACGTGCCGACCGGCACGCTGGACGCGGTGAAGGCCGCCGGGAACGCGGCCGAGCGGGCGGGCCTGCGGACCATCTACGGCGGTGAGCCTTACGAAACCTCGCATCCGCCCGTGGGGCCCAGCGAACTGATCGGACTGGGCGTGGCCCTGGTCATCCTCGTGATCACCTTCGGGTCGCTGCTCGCCGCCGGTCTGCCGCTGATCACCGCGGTGCTCGGCATCATCGGTACGGTGGCCGCGATGATGGGGTTGGCGACCGTGTTCGACGTCTCCGACAACGCGCCCACCCTGGCGATCATGCTCGGACTCGCCGTCGGCATCGACTACGCCCTGTTCATCCTCTCCCGTCATCGCGCCCAGCTGGGTACCGGTATGCCGGTCAGGGAGTCCATCGCCAGGGCCACCGCCACCGCGGGCAGTGCCGTTGTATTCGCCGGCGCCACCGTCCTCATCGCGCTCGCCGGCCTGTCGGTGGCCGGTGTGCCGATGCTCACCTCCATGGGGCTGGCCTCGGCCGGATCGGTCACGGTCGCCGTCATCACCGCACTGACCCTGCTGCCCGCGCTGATGGGGATGGCCAGCCACCGGCTCACGCCCAAAGCACCCCGGTCCGCGGCCCGGCGCCGCAGGTTCCTGCCCATCGGCCGTAAGCGCTCCATGTGGTCGGCGTCGCACAGCGGCCGGGCGGCCACGATGGGCGTGCGCTGGACCCAGGGCGTCCTGCGCCACCCCGTACGCAACCTGATCCTGGGCACCGTCGTCCTGATCGCCCTGGCCGTTCCCGGCATGGAGCTGAAGCTGGCACTCACCGACGAGGGTTCCAGTGCCACAAGCAACTCCAGCCGCCAGGCCTACGACGTGATCAGTGACGCCTTCGGTCCCGGCGCCAACGGCCCCCTCGTCGTACTCGTCGAGAACGACGACCCGGCCGCCGTCACCTTCACGGCCACCGCCGTCGAGGACGAACTGCGAGGGGTCCGGGGCATCGCGGACGTCAGCGATGTCGACATGGCCAAGGACAGGACGGCCGCACGCATCCGGATCATCCCCGACACCGGACCGCGGTCCGAGGAGACCAGCAACCTCGTCTCCCGGCTGCGCACCCAGATGCAGCCGTTGGCACAGTCCAGCGGCAGCCATGTCGCCGTCACCGGTATGACCGCGGTCAGCATCGACGTCTCCGACAAGCTCAGCGGCGCACTCGTGCCTTTCGTGATCGTCGTCGTCGGCCTCTCCCTGCTCCTGCTGATGATCGCGTTCCGGTCGATCGCCATCCCGGTCAAGGCGACCATCGGGTTCCTGCTGTCCGTGGGCGCCGCCTTCGGAGCCACCGTCGCGGTCTTCCAGTGGGGCTGGCTGGCCGGCCCGCTGGGCGTGCCCAGCGAGGGTCCGGTGGCCAGCTTCGTGCCCATCATCGTGATGTCCGTGCTCTTCGGGCTGGCCATGGACTACGAGGTGTTCCTCGTCTCCGCCATGCGGGAGGACTACAACCGCCACCGCGACGCCCGCACGGCCATCCTCAACGGAGCCCGCAACGCCGCCCGTGTGGTAACTTCTGCGGCGCTCATCATGATCTCGGTGTTCGTCAGTTTCCTGTTCTCCCACGACGCCGACATCATGCCGATCGCCTTCGCCCTGGCTTTCGGCGTCATGGTCGACGCCTTCCTGGTGCGGATGACCCTCGTGCCGGCGACCCTGGCACTCCTCGGGGACCGGGCCTGGCGGCTGCCGCGACGCCTTGACCGCGTGCTGCCCCATCTCGACGTCGAGGGCGAGAACTTCCACACCCCCGAACCGGCGGCCCCGCACGACCCAGTCAAGGAATCCACCCCAGCAACCCTGTGA
- a CDS encoding hydantoinase/oxoprolinase family protein: MSRTVRIGVDVGGTFTDLLLHDPRRQLIRPGKLPTTPHAPNEAITAGIARLLEETSTAPGEVAGIVHGTTLVTNTLLERTGAVVGLLSTSGFSDSLEMGRETRFDTTDLLARPAQPLVPRPLRRGVPGRIAADGSELEPLDERAVLTSVRDLTDQGIEALAVALMHSYRDARHEHRVRDLIARAHPDLPVTLSSAVAPVIGEYERAGTACLNAYVQPLMSRYLDDLRDDLTVMGIDAPLRIMLSGGGVTTLEDAKRFPVRLLESGPAAGAIAAAAVARTLGEQDVVSFDMGGTTAKIAVVQGGRPRLKHDFEAGRADKFKPGSGLPVRLTVVDMIEIGSGGGSIAAPDALGLLKVGPRSAGSVPGPVAYGRGGERPTVTDADLLLGYLDAENFLGGEMRLRTREAHKALTREVAGPLGLDTADAAAGIVEVVTESMAAAARMHLSEQGKDPADFALLAFGGAGPAHAYGLAKSLKIPRVIVPMRAGVMSACGLLAAAPTVDEVRSLPSPLADIDWDQVVALYDEMTLRATETLQAGDPELVRVRRSADMRYLGQGFEIEVTVPEQDFGPAGLGRIRAAFESTYRAVFGRCLEGAVEVVNWRLSVRLPRHELSTEGSHARGGAASRGVRSVYVPGHGLLEATVWNRYELTPGTELAGPAIFEERESSCSFGPDCRIRVTDDLTLLIEVGRD, encoded by the coding sequence ATGAGCCGCACGGTCCGGATCGGCGTCGACGTCGGCGGGACGTTCACCGATCTGCTGCTGCATGACCCGCGAAGGCAACTGATCCGGCCCGGGAAGCTGCCCACCACGCCCCACGCTCCCAACGAGGCCATCACCGCGGGGATCGCCCGGCTGCTGGAGGAGACGTCCACGGCCCCCGGAGAGGTCGCGGGCATCGTGCACGGCACCACGCTGGTGACGAACACGCTGCTGGAACGCACCGGAGCGGTCGTCGGTCTGCTGAGCACCAGCGGGTTCAGCGATTCCCTCGAAATGGGACGGGAGACGAGGTTCGACACCACCGATCTGCTCGCCCGGCCGGCTCAACCGCTGGTGCCGCGCCCTCTGCGCCGTGGCGTACCCGGGAGAATCGCCGCGGACGGCAGTGAACTCGAACCGCTCGACGAGCGTGCCGTCCTCACGTCTGTGCGGGATCTGACAGACCAGGGCATCGAGGCACTGGCCGTGGCCCTGATGCACTCCTACCGCGACGCCCGTCACGAGCACCGGGTGCGGGACCTGATCGCGCGGGCACACCCCGACCTCCCCGTCACCCTCTCCAGCGCCGTGGCCCCGGTCATCGGTGAGTACGAGCGGGCCGGTACCGCCTGCCTGAACGCGTATGTGCAGCCCCTGATGTCGCGCTACCTCGACGACCTGCGTGACGATCTGACCGTCATGGGGATCGACGCGCCCCTTCGCATCATGCTCTCCGGCGGTGGTGTCACGACCCTCGAGGACGCCAAGCGGTTCCCGGTACGGCTGCTCGAGTCGGGCCCCGCGGCCGGTGCTATCGCCGCTGCCGCCGTCGCCAGGACCTTGGGGGAGCAGGACGTGGTCTCCTTCGACATGGGCGGGACCACGGCGAAGATCGCTGTCGTCCAGGGGGGCAGGCCCAGGCTCAAGCACGACTTCGAGGCGGGGCGGGCCGACAAGTTCAAGCCCGGCTCGGGGCTGCCGGTGCGCCTGACCGTCGTCGACATGATCGAGATCGGGTCGGGAGGCGGCTCGATCGCGGCACCCGACGCACTCGGGCTGCTGAAGGTGGGACCGCGCAGCGCCGGCTCGGTCCCCGGGCCTGTCGCCTACGGGCGTGGAGGCGAGCGACCCACCGTGACGGACGCCGACCTGCTGCTGGGCTATCTCGACGCGGAGAACTTCCTCGGCGGCGAGATGAGGCTGCGGACGCGCGAGGCCCACAAGGCGCTGACCCGTGAGGTGGCGGGCCCCCTGGGACTCGACACCGCTGACGCCGCCGCCGGGATCGTGGAGGTGGTCACCGAAAGCATGGCCGCCGCCGCCCGTATGCACCTGTCCGAGCAGGGCAAGGACCCGGCCGACTTCGCGCTGCTGGCCTTCGGTGGAGCCGGACCCGCCCATGCCTACGGGCTGGCGAAGTCGCTGAAGATCCCCCGAGTGATCGTGCCGATGCGGGCTGGGGTGATGTCCGCCTGCGGGCTCCTCGCCGCCGCTCCCACGGTCGACGAGGTCCGCAGTCTGCCGTCGCCTCTCGCCGACATCGACTGGGACCAGGTCGTCGCGCTGTACGACGAGATGACGCTCCGCGCCACCGAGACGCTCCAGGCGGGAGACCCGGAGCTCGTGCGGGTACGCCGCTCGGCCGACATGCGTTACCTCGGCCAGGGTTTCGAGATCGAGGTCACCGTGCCCGAGCAGGACTTCGGTCCAGCCGGTCTCGGACGCATCCGGGCCGCCTTCGAGTCCACATACCGCGCCGTGTTCGGCCGTTGCCTCGAGGGTGCAGTGGAAGTCGTGAACTGGCGGCTTTCTGTGCGACTGCCCCGTCATGAGCTGTCGACCGAGGGCAGCCATGCCCGGGGAGGTGCGGCGAGCCGCGGTGTCCGGTCGGTGTACGTTCCCGGACACGGCCTGCTCGAGGCCACCGTGTGGAACCGCTACGAGCTCACGCCGGGAACCGAGCTGGCAGGTCCGGCGATCTTCGAGGAGCGCGAATCGTCCTGCTCCTTCGGGCCGGACTGCAGGATCCGGGTCACCGACGACCTGACCCTCCTGATCGAGGTCGGCCGGGACTGA
- a CDS encoding LysR family transcriptional regulator: MDDLQFFHVVASSETLTAASRELGCSLPVVSKRLSALEHRLAVRLVQRGARRLKLTSEGELYAARVEAILDQVRELEDTITDTAGGLRGSLVVEATLGLGRAHIAPLLGEFAAAHPELHVRMQTSALPLRPHQREFDVAVHVGMPPDSSLRMRRLAKNRRVPCAAPSYLAAHGTPESIEDLAHHNCIVLRENESDFALWRFGDADRPRHVRVQGSLSSNDGDVVTGWALEGRGVIMRSEWHVRPHLNRGELIRVLPHLSTPASDIYALLEEDGHVPRRVNALIDYLAARLPLRLDHARDQSEDKRSAD, from the coding sequence GTGGACGACCTGCAGTTCTTCCACGTGGTCGCGTCGAGCGAGACGCTGACGGCCGCCTCGCGTGAACTCGGTTGCTCCCTTCCCGTCGTCAGCAAACGCCTCAGCGCGCTGGAGCATCGCCTGGCTGTCCGGCTCGTTCAGCGCGGCGCCCGCCGACTGAAGCTGACTTCGGAGGGCGAGCTCTACGCGGCGCGCGTCGAGGCGATCCTCGACCAGGTACGCGAGCTCGAGGACACGATCACCGACACAGCCGGGGGGTTGCGCGGATCCCTCGTCGTCGAAGCCACACTGGGTCTCGGCCGCGCGCATATCGCGCCGCTGCTCGGCGAGTTCGCCGCGGCCCACCCCGAACTGCACGTCCGTATGCAGACATCCGCTCTGCCGCTAAGGCCCCACCAGCGTGAGTTCGACGTGGCCGTCCACGTCGGCATGCCGCCCGATTCCTCGCTGCGCATGCGGCGTCTGGCCAAGAACCGGCGCGTGCCCTGCGCGGCGCCGTCCTACCTCGCCGCGCACGGCACCCCGGAAAGCATCGAGGATCTGGCCCACCACAACTGCATCGTGCTGCGGGAGAACGAGAGCGATTTCGCCCTCTGGCGCTTCGGGGATGCGGACCGTCCCCGACACGTGCGAGTGCAGGGCAGTCTGTCCAGCAACGACGGTGACGTGGTGACCGGTTGGGCGCTGGAGGGCCGTGGTGTGATCATGCGCTCGGAGTGGCATGTCAGGCCACATCTGAATCGCGGCGAGCTCATCCGGGTCCTGCCGCACCTGTCGACACCGGCCTCCGACATCTATGCCCTCCTGGAGGAGGACGGGCATGTCCCTCGACGTGTCAACGCACTCATCGACTACCTCGCCGCACGACTCCCGCTACGGCTGGATCACGCCAGGGACCAGTCCGAGGACAAGCGGAGCGCCGATTAG
- a CDS encoding response regulator transcription factor: protein MSAVNPPGNTDRVLVIDDDPGIRRLLISALQFAGFEVETAGDLSEALDQVARRPPDVIVLDVMLPGADGFEILQLLRARSIDVPVLFLTARDAVEDRVRGLRLGGDDYVTKPFSVVEVGARLQALLRRARGGTPAAEETRLCCGNLTLDDLRHEVRRGGRIVELSPTEYRLLHYLLSHQGQVLSRAQILEAVWQYDFGGDSVVVERFISNLRRKIDHGRTPLLHTVRGVGYTLREQDDT, encoded by the coding sequence ATGAGCGCCGTCAACCCGCCGGGGAACACCGACCGCGTCCTCGTCATCGACGATGATCCCGGCATCAGGCGCCTGCTGATCTCGGCACTGCAGTTCGCCGGATTCGAAGTCGAGACGGCGGGCGACCTGAGCGAGGCCCTCGACCAGGTCGCCCGCCGCCCCCCGGACGTCATCGTTCTCGACGTGATGCTCCCCGGCGCCGACGGCTTCGAGATCCTCCAACTCCTGCGCGCCCGCTCCATCGACGTCCCCGTCCTCTTCCTCACCGCGCGCGACGCCGTCGAAGACCGGGTACGAGGACTGCGCCTGGGCGGCGACGACTACGTCACCAAACCCTTCAGCGTCGTCGAAGTCGGCGCCCGCCTGCAGGCCCTGCTGCGCCGCGCCCGCGGTGGAACCCCCGCCGCCGAGGAAACACGCCTGTGCTGTGGCAACCTCACGCTCGACGACCTCCGGCACGAAGTCCGCCGAGGCGGCCGGATCGTCGAACTCTCCCCCACCGAGTACCGTCTGCTGCACTACCTGCTGAGTCACCAGGGGCAGGTTCTTTCCCGCGCCCAGATCCTCGAGGCCGTGTGGCAGTACGACTTCGGCGGGGACTCCGTGGTCGTGGAGCGTTTCATCTCCAACCTCCGACGCAAGATCGACCATGGCCGCACGCCGCTGCTGCACACCGTCCGCGGCGTCGGCTACACACTTCGAGAGCAGGACGACACGTGA
- a CDS encoding hydantoinase B/oxoprolinase family protein: protein MTRPLSDPVGLEVRWDRLAAATDEAASTMLRTAISTIIRESNDYTVVLMDRAGRTMAESRAGIPAFAALMSSLTALVIEQFPADEWQDGDSVITNDPWIATGHLPDIAMISPVFHRGRLVAFAGTVAHSPDIGGTPSMSATELLCEGILIPPLRLFRAGQVEQGVKDLLLANVRLADQVWGDLEAQAAAHAVCRRRAQEFLTDFREPDFEAFADQVHALTDAAMRAGLRDVPDGVYRASLDADGVEGHPTHIECAVTVRGEEVEIDYTGSSPQVPFATNSTLNYTRAYSMYPLKILLDPSTRTNWGSYRSIQVTAPEGTIVNPRFPAPVVARHLTGHLLSCAVYQALAPVLPDRVIADSGGAPALRVRFAGVDDSGRPFSLMLFANAGMGASKESDGLSTTAFPTNSGGGSIEALEAASPLRFLRKELRAGSGGRGRRRGGLGQDIEVLNPMSRPVQMVLLGDREQHPALGLAGGEPGATAHVVLDSGERVPLKSISQLAPGASVVISFAGGGGFGPPKEREPEFLTADEIAGYTVPASQQNPRTAWTAGGSACEEVGR from the coding sequence ATGACCAGACCTCTCTCCGACCCGGTCGGCCTCGAAGTGCGCTGGGACCGGCTTGCCGCCGCCACCGACGAGGCGGCCTCCACGATGCTGCGCACGGCCATCTCCACGATCATCCGGGAGTCGAACGACTACACCGTCGTCCTGATGGACCGCGCGGGACGCACGATGGCCGAGTCACGAGCCGGCATCCCCGCCTTCGCCGCTCTGATGAGTTCGCTGACCGCGCTGGTCATCGAACAATTCCCGGCGGACGAATGGCAGGACGGCGACAGCGTCATCACGAACGACCCGTGGATCGCCACCGGGCACCTGCCCGACATCGCGATGATCTCCCCGGTCTTCCACCGAGGACGGCTCGTCGCGTTCGCGGGCACCGTGGCGCACTCACCGGACATCGGTGGCACACCTTCGATGAGCGCGACCGAGCTGCTCTGCGAGGGCATCTTGATCCCTCCACTGCGCCTGTTCCGGGCCGGACAAGTCGAGCAGGGAGTCAAGGACCTGCTGCTGGCGAACGTACGGCTGGCGGACCAGGTCTGGGGCGACCTGGAGGCGCAGGCCGCGGCGCACGCCGTGTGCCGCCGACGCGCCCAGGAGTTCCTCACCGACTTCCGTGAACCGGACTTCGAGGCGTTCGCGGACCAGGTCCACGCGCTGACCGACGCCGCGATGCGCGCGGGCCTCCGCGACGTGCCCGACGGCGTCTACCGTGCCTCCCTGGACGCGGACGGCGTCGAAGGGCATCCCACGCACATCGAGTGCGCGGTGACCGTTCGCGGCGAGGAGGTCGAGATCGACTACACCGGCAGCTCCCCCCAAGTGCCCTTCGCGACGAACTCGACGCTGAACTACACCCGCGCCTACTCCATGTATCCGCTGAAGATCCTGCTGGATCCGTCCACGCGGACCAACTGGGGCTCCTACCGGTCCATCCAGGTCACTGCGCCGGAAGGCACGATCGTCAACCCGAGGTTTCCCGCGCCCGTCGTGGCACGGCACCTCACCGGGCACCTGTTGTCCTGCGCGGTGTACCAGGCACTGGCCCCGGTGCTGCCCGACCGTGTCATCGCCGACAGCGGCGGCGCCCCCGCCCTGCGCGTCCGCTTCGCCGGGGTCGACGACTCCGGCCGGCCTTTCAGCCTCATGCTCTTCGCCAACGCGGGCATGGGCGCGTCCAAGGAGTCGGACGGGCTCTCCACCACCGCCTTCCCCACCAACTCCGGCGGCGGCAGCATCGAGGCACTGGAGGCCGCGTCTCCGCTGCGCTTCCTCCGCAAGGAGTTGCGCGCCGGATCGGGCGGACGCGGCCGACGCCGCGGAGGACTGGGCCAGGACATCGAGGTACTGAATCCGATGAGCCGACCCGTGCAGATGGTTCTGCTCGGAGACCGCGAACAACATCCGGCGCTCGGACTCGCCGGCGGCGAACCCGGGGCCACCGCACACGTCGTCCTGGACTCCGGCGAGCGCGTCCCCCTGAAGTCGATCTCACAGCTCGCCCCCGGCGCATCGGTGGTCATCTCCTTCGCCGGCGGCGGCGGGTTCGGCCCCCCGAAGGAGCGTGAGCCCGAGTTCCTGACCGCCGACGAGATCGCCGGCTACACCGTCCCGGCCAGTCAGCAGAACCCGCGCACAGCCTGGACGGCGGGCGGTAGCGCATGTGAGGAGGTGGGCCGATGA